DNA sequence from the Brachybacterium avium genome:
CGACAGATGCGCCCCCTGCGAGAAGACCCGCACCACCTAGCTGACGGCGACCGGCCGCCCGGCCATGCGGTAGCCGACCCCGCGCACGGTCTGGATCCAGCGGGGCTCGTTCGGGTCGTCGGCGAGCTTGCGACGCAGGTTCCCCACATGCACCTCGACCGAGCGCTCGTCCGCCTTGGGGACGTAGGTGCCGGCATCGGCATCGTCCCCCCGCACGGTGCGGGCGAGCTGCGCCTTCGAGCGCACCACCTGGCCGCTGCGCAGCAGCGTCTCCAGCAACAGGAACTCGGTGGGCGTCAGCGGGACCTCGCGCCCGGCGGCGTCGACGCGATGCAGCTGCGGATACAGCGCGAGGCCGTCCAGCTCCAGACGGGCATCGACGGCGGGCTCTGCGTGCGGGGCCGGTGCGGCAGAGCCCGGCAGCGGGGACGGGACGGCGGGAGTCTGCGCGGGCACCGGCGCCGACCACCCACTGGGTGCCGATCCCGCCGGGACCCCCGAGCTCGGAGGCGGCACGGGTGCGGGCGCAGCTGAGTCGGCCGGTTCGAGAGTGGCGTCCGGTGCATCCGCCGCCGGCGCGGCGGCCGGCTCTGCTGCCGCGGCGCCCGGGACCACCGGGAGGGAGCCGCTGGTGCGGGGCCGACGGAGCATCGCCTCGATGCGCGCGCGCAGCTCCCGGGGCCGGAAGGGCTTGGTGACGTAGTCGTCCGCCCCGGCCTCGAGCCCCAGCAGGGTGTCGATCTCCTCGGTGCGGGCCGTCAGCATCACCACGTAGGCGTCGGAGAACCGCCGCACCTGGCGGGTGACCTCGTAGCCGTCGAAATCCGGCAGCCCCAGATCGACGGTGACCACCGCCGGAGCGTGCTCGCGCACGGCCGCCACCCCCGCGGCGCCGGTGCCCGCCTGGTGCACGGTGAATCCGGACTGCCCCAGCAGCTCGGCCATCAGTCCCCTGATATCCGCGTCGTCCTCGACGACGACCGCGACACGCCTCTCCATCTCTCACACCCCTCAGAACTCCTGGACACGGCCACGATACCGTGGACAGGTGTCGAAGGAAGAGCCAGGTCACACCTGGAAGCGGGGCGAAACAGGAAAAATGACCAAGGCGTCGAGCAGAACTGCCACGGCGGCGCCGTCGAGCCGCCCTGCCCCGCATTTCGCCCACCTCCCCTGCGGCGGCGGATCCTGCTCTCCCAGCTGCCGCTGACGCTCTCCGCGCTCCTGGTGACCCTCGCCGTGCTGGTGGTCGCGCCGCACATCGCCACCTCCTCGCCGCACCTCCTCGGCGGTCTCGGCGGGATCCTGCTGCTGACCGCGGTGGCCGGGACGGTGCCGTGGCAGAAGTTCCCGCCGATGGTCTACTGGGCGATCCCGCTGCTGGACTTCGTGGCGATCGCCCCGTTCTGGAGCGCCG
Encoded proteins:
- a CDS encoding winged helix-turn-helix domain-containing protein produces the protein MLRRPRTSGSLPVVPGAAAAEPAAAPAADAPDATLEPADSAAPAPVPPPSSGVPAGSAPSGWSAPVPAQTPAVPSPLPGSAAPAPHAEPAVDARLELDGLALYPQLHRVDAAGREVPLTPTEFLLLETLLRSGQVVRSKAQLARTVRGDDADAGTYVPKADERSVEVHVGNLRRKLADDPNEPRWIQTVRGVGYRMAGRPVAVS